The segment GTTCCGTCGCATTCGGTAGGGGGGATGCCAAGTTCTGGCGTGCTTTCGCCGAAGGCGACTCCGTCGTATCGTCCGGAACCTCACCCTGGCGATGAAATGTCGTCTATCGTCCGCCGCGCGGTGTCGACCACGGTCGCACTCGGGCTGGCGTGCGCTCCGTTGAGTCCGGCCGCGGCGGCGGACGCCGCGGGCCCGGTCGGCGGCACGCGCCTGGGCGAGACCGGCCCGATCGCTGACGCCTCCGACGGGCCACTCCCCTCGGTCACGGCCGCGTCCTGGGTGGTCGCGGACGTCGAGTCCGGCGAGGTGTTGGCCGCCTTCGCCCCGCACCAGCGCCTGCGTCCGGCGAGCACCATAAAAACCCTGCTTGCGTTGACGATGGCCCCGCGCCTGGACCCCAACGGCAGCTGGTGCGCCACCGCCGCGGACGCCGAGGTGGACGGCAGCAAAGTGGGTCTGGTCCCCGGCCAGACCTACCGCATCGACGACCTCTGGTACGGCCTGTTTCTGCGTTCGGGCAACGACGTAGCCGATGCCATCGCCAAGGCCGGCGCCGACGGCGACCCGGCCAGGGCGGTGCGCATGATGCAGGCCGAGGCAAAGCGGCTGGACGCCCTGGATACCACCGTGGAAAACGCCAGTGGCCTGGACGCCGACGGTCAATATTCCTCCGCCTACGACCTCGCGCTATGGGGGCGGGCCGCGCTCGGCCGGGGCGACCTGCGCCGCTACTTCGGCACGCTGCGCCACGACTTCCCCGGCAACCAGACCGCGACCGGCACCGCGGAAACCAGCAAGCCTTTCGCGATGTACACGCAAAACCAGCTGATCAACCGCTACCCCGGCGCCCTCGGGGTCAAGGACGGGTGGACCACCCTGGCCCGCAACACGATGATCGCGGCCGCCGAGCGCGACGGTCACATCATCCTGGTCACCCTGATGGGCGTGCCCGCCGGCGTCACAGATCAGGCGAAGACGCTGCTTGACTGGGGCTTCGCACACGTGCAGGCCCCGCCGGTCGGTGCGCTGGTCGACCCGACCTCCACCGCCGTGGTCTCCGACGACGATCCGGCGTTGCCCACCACCCCGGCCACCGAACCAATCGTGGCGGCGCCCGTCGCGGTGTCGTCGCATTCCGACGCCGCCTTCGCCGTCGTCTCCGCCGGCGTCAGCGGCGGGGCGCTGCTGCTGTTCTTCGTCGGTGTCGGCGTGGGTAACGCGCGTCGCCGGCTCGGCGTCAAGCCCTGACCTCGTCGGTGCATCCCACGGCCGATTTCGTGGACACCGTCAATACTGCTAAACCGTGCACAGTGTTCGGTCTCCTTGACGCCTCGAGGTGGAGGACGCGCGATGAAGGCGATCGTCATCGGCGGCGGCATCGGCGGGACGACGGCGGCGCTGTCGCTGCTGAGGCGCGGCATCGACGTGGAGGTCCACGAGCAGGCCCGGCAGTTGACGGAGATCGGCGCCGGCGTCCAACTGGGCCCGGACGCGACCCGGGTACTGATCCGGCTGGGTCTGGGGGAGCAGCTGGCCCGGCTGGGCGTGCTGCCCCGTCGGGTCGACCTGATCGATCTGCGGTCGGACCGCCGCTTCTACTCGGTCCCGGTCGGTCCGGAGGCGACCGCCCGCTACGGCGCGCCGTACTACCAGCTGCACCGCCCCGACCTGCTCGACATTCTGGTCTCCGCGCTGCCCACGCAGGTGCTGCACCTCGGCGAACGAGCGGAGAGCTTCACGCAGGACGCCGACGGGGTCAGTGTCCGGTTCGCCTCGGGGCACGAAACGCGCGGGGATTTGCTGCTCGGCGCCGATGGCATCCACTCGGGGTGCGCCAGATCCTGTTGGGCGAGGAGCAGCCGGACTTCGCCCGCATCGTCGCGTGGCGGGCGCTGATCCCGAAGCAACGGTTGAGCCACGTCGACGTGCCGACGGACTGTCTGTGTTGGCTCGGCCCGGGGCGCAGTGGCGTCGTCTACTGGGTGCACGGCGGCGAGCTGCTGAACTTCGTCGGCATGGTTCCCTCCAGCGAGGCGGCGGAGGAGTCCTGGACGGCGGCCGGTGAGATCGGGGCACTGCGCGGCTCGTTCGCCGGCTGCAATCGGCGGCTGTGGTCGATCGTCGAGGCGATCGACCAGCCGTTCATCACCGGGTACTACTTCCGCTATCCCCTGCTGCGCTGGAGCCAGGGCCGGGTGACGCTGCTCGGCGACGCCGCCCATCCGATGCACCCGTTCCTGGCCCAGGGGGCCTGCCAGGCCATCGAGGACGGCGCGATGTTGGCTGCGGTGTTGGCCACCCACACGTCGGACTCCGTGCCCGAGGGGTTGGCGGACTATCAGCAGCGCCGCATCGAGCGGGCCTCGAGGGTGCAGGATCAGGCCCGCACCCACCAGCACCTGTGGCACATGTCCGATCCGCGGGAGATTGCCGAGCGGAACAGGATGCTGGCCAGCACCATGGAACTCGACCCACTGTCGGACACGGTGTGGGGATGGCTGTGGCGCTACGACGCCGAGGAAGAGGCCGCCCGGCCGCTCACCGACCCCGCCACCGGGCTGAAGCGCCCGGAGGCGCAGCGAGCATGGCGGATGTGGAAGACCATGCTCCAGCCGCGGGACCTCGACCACCAGCAGCACGGCATCCGCAGGGCCTATGACCGCTTCCTGCTGGAGAACTTCCCCGCGGACCCCGCCGTGCGGATCGAGACGATCGAGGCCGGCGGTGTCCCGTGCGTGCGCCTGGCCCCACCGGGCGGCGCAAGCGACGGTCCCGTCCTGTTCCACCTGCACGGCGGCGGTTACCTGATCGGGTCGGCGCAGGCCTCCGTCGGATTGTGCTCGCGGCTGGCCCGGGCGGTCGGTGCGACGTGCATCGCGGTTGGTTATCGCAAGGCCCCGGAGCATCCGTTCCCGGCCGCCCTCGAGGACGCCCTGGCCGCCTACACCGCGCTGCTCGAAAACGGCATCGAGGCAAGCCGGATTGTCGTCACCGGGGAGTCCGCCGGCGGCGGATTGGCCATCGCGTTGAGCATGCGCCTGCGCGACCTCGGCCTAGCACTGCCCTGCGGGGTCGCGGTGATGTGCCCGATGGCCGACCTGACGTTGTCCGGCGAGAGCATCGACGCCACGGCGGGGCAGGACCCGATCTGCACCCGCAGGTTGCTCACCCAGATGGCGAGCACCTACCTGCAGACCCACGATCCTGCCGATCCGCTGGCATCGCCATTGCACGGCAGCTTCCTCGGACTGCCGCCGTTGCTCGTCCAGGTGGCCGAGAACGAGGCGCTGTACAGCGACGCCGTCCGCCTGGTCGACGCCGCCCGCCGCGACGGCGTGGAGGTGGAGTTGGACCTGTATCAGGACAGCGTGCACGTCTTCCAGGCCTTCGACTTCCTGCCCGAGTCCACGTCGGCGATCCAGCGAATCGAAGGGTTCGTCCGTCGCTGCGTCACCGGCCGAGGATCTTAGGGGTGACGGTGGTGATGTCGATGCCGACCTCGCGCATCGCCTGCCCGCCATCGGTTGACACGGCGCGTTCCGGGTGCGGGTAGAGCGCGACCAGCAGCGCCAGACCCAGGGCGCCGCCCACGATCTGGGCGGCGATGAAGCCCGGCACCGAGGAGGGCTCGATACCGGCGAAGGTGTCGGTGAACGCCCGCCCGATGGTGACCGCGGGGTTGGCGAACGAGGTCGAGGAGGTGAACCAGTAGGCCGCGCCGATGTAGGCACCCACGGCGGCCGGTGCGGCCGCGGCGCGGCCGGATCGGGCCAGGGAGAAGATCAGGAACACCAATCCTGCGGTGGCCACCACCTCGCCGAGCAGCAGGTGGTGGTCGGAGCGATCGTGGCCGGAGAAGGTGACCAGGCCGACCCCGAACATCCCGTTGGCCAACACCGCACCGCCGATCGCCCCGGTGCACTGCGCGAGGGTGTAGGCACCCACCTCCCTACCCGTCAGCCCGGAACCCGTGCCACGACCGAGCACCCAGTCCGCAACGGAGACCGCCGGGTTGAGGTGCGCGCCGGAGACCGGCCCGAACGCCAGGATCAACGTGCCCAGACCCAGGGCGGTGATCAATGAGTTCTCCAGCAGTTCCAGCCCGGCGTCGTGCGGGGACAGCCGGACGGCGGCAATGCCCGAGCCGACCACGACGGCCACCAACATCGCCGTGCCGACGGCCTCGGCGAGGACGCGGCGGCCCAGATCCGCAGCCGGGTCGGTCAGGCGCATGGCGCCGGGGTCGCCGCGCAGCAGGCGCCGATCCATCTGTCATCATCGATGTATCGACCCTTACGAATGTATCGATGATTGTCAATGGGTGGTGAGCCATGGCGGCAGGCACGAGCCGGAGCACGCGCAGGCGCGCCGGTTCGACACCGGACTGCTGCACCTCGGTGCTCACCACGACATTGACCGAGATCGAGGCGGAGACCCTCGCCCGCGGGTTCGCCGCGCTGGGCGATCCGGTGCGGCTGCGACTGCTCAGCATGATCGCCTCCGCCGACGAGGTGTGCGCGTGCGATTTGCTGGAACCGCTCGGCCGGGCCCAACCCACTGTCAGTCACCACACCAGGGCGCTGGCCGAGGCCGGGTTGATCGTCGGTGAGAAGCGCGGGCGGTGGGTGTACTGGCGCGCGGTACCCGAACGGATCGAGGCGCTACGCAACGCCCTGCAATGAGGGCACCTGAACCCGGACGTAACAGGGCGGGCTGCTAGCCTCGGGGGTCAATTTCTGACGGTCAGTCAGCCGATGACGCGGAGAATCCCGGTCTGACCGAACTGGTCGTGGCGGTTGATGTTGCAGAAGTAATGGATCAACGTGCCGGGCGCGTCGGTGACCTTGTACGACACGGTCGTCGGTCCCTTGCGGGCCGCCGCCATGCCGATCTGTTGGCCGTCCGGGGTGCCGTTCTCAATCATGATCATGTGTCCCGGGCAGATCGAGAACGCGTCGCAGGCGCTGTCCCGGTAGGTCCACACCACGGTGGCGCCGGACGGCACGTCAATGATTGCCGCGGGGTTGTCGCTACCGGGCACCGGCCCGCCCGTCGGGTTGCGCACGTAGCCCTGGGTGGTCGGGAGGCACGGCGCCTGACGGCAGAACCTGAAGTTGGACATGTCCAGGTTCACCGTGTCGCCGGCAGCCGCCGCCGGTGCCGCGGCGGCCAGTAGGACGAGCGCGGCCGTCCAACCAATGACGCGAATCATTCGATACCTCCTGGCAGAATCACATGGTGGGCGGAGGGGCGACGTAGGGGAAGTGATCGAGCAGTGGCCCCGGTTTGAGCCCCGAGCTGAAGTCCTCGTTGATCACCATCTTGATCATGTTGTCCGACGCTTCCTCCACCAAGCCCTTGCCGTTGCGAATGCCGCCCCACGGGTCCCAGAGGGCGACGGTGCCGGGGGTGAACGTGAGGACGTTCGGGAGCAGGGTGTCTGCCATCCACGCGCCGTAGGCCCGCGCGGTCGCGTGCCGGTGAGGAGGGTTGCCGTACGACCCCCGGGCCGCAACGACCGCCGCCACGGTGTCCCGGATCTGCCCCCAGACTCCTGAGGCATCGTCAGTTGCGGGGTTGGCGGGCCTGCCCTTGAGGTCGTCGGTGGGGGCACTGGCGTTGTAGTCGACATGTGCCGATCCGATGCGGAAGTCCCAGTCGGTATTGATGTTGGGCCCTGCGGCGCGCTGAAGCTGGAACCAGGCGGTGTGGCCCAGATCGTAGATCGCGGTGGTTGCCCAGAAGTTCACCGCGCGGTGGCCGGTGATCTTCACGGGCACCTCGAGCACGTAGGACCTGACGCTGGTGTTCATGAAATCGTTGTGCGCCGGACGCAGGGCTGTGTAGTCCGGACTGGTCCCGGTCGCCAGTGCAGCTGTCGACGCGATGGCGAAGGGGATGTAGTTGAAGAACGGGTCGCGACGCTGCCCGGCGAAGAGCTTGATGCCACCCACGCATTCGACGACCTCCCCGACGGCAGTGTTGGGCGGCGTGATGATCGTGCCCGACGCACTGCGGTCAGTGGCCGCGGAGCCGGTGAGCTGTTCCACCTGGACATACTGCGTGCCGTCCGAGCCGATCGGGAACGTGGCACGAAACGTGATGTCCTCGACGTAGTCGCCGTTGGTGTCGATCCGCAGCTCGTAGTAGCCCGCGGGGTTCCAGGGCTGGCCCAACGTCGGTGAGGTATTGATGCCGAATATCGTCCGCGGGCCGAACCTGTCGCCGGCCCCGGCAAAGCAGTAGGCGTCGGTGATGTCCAGCGCCGGGTCTATGGCGGCATCCAAGTGGTGGGACATTCCGCTCCTAGCCGGTCAGGGGGTTGCGGGAATAGGGGTTGTGGGAAAGCGGCTGCAGCCCGAGCGTGTAGAACCAGTTGTGGTACGGGGTCTCGTTCGTGGCACCGAACTCGCCGTAGAACCACAGGAACGGGAACTTGCGGGCATCCCACGTCACGCGGTCGGACCTGCCGAAGGCATGGCGGAGTTCGTACCAGCCCTCGGTGAACCCGCTCAGCATCGCGATACGGGTGGAAGCGCCGCGTTCGGGCACGATCGACGCGTCGACCGTGGTGCCGTCGGTCGCGGTCAGGCGCGGCCAGCCGGACTCGGCCGATGCGAGGTGCGGATTCCGGTAGTAGTCCTGGATGGGCCGGGCCTTGACGCCCGTCGGTAGCAATAGACGGCTTCGTGGAGTGAGCAGCGGGGCGTTGTACCTGCGTTCCACTCCCCGCACCAGGTCGCCGGGGGCCTCCGGGAGGCTGCTCGGCCGCGGCGCCGTGCCGGCCGGAGCCGTGTTGGCCAGAGCAGGGGTGGCTGACCCAATTCTGTACAGGATGGGGAGGGCTACCAGAGCGCCGAGCACGCTGCGCCGACTCGGGGTTTCGTTCATGCGAGAAACGATCGCTGCTCCGTCAGCGCTGGGCACCCGTGGAAACCCCCGGTGCTACCCCGGCCGCGGGTTGCCGGTGGCCCGGTGTGGAGCGAGTGCCAGGAGTTCGGCGGTGAGGAGTTGTTCGATCTGCCGTCCCGCTGTTCGGATCGGTCGCACGTCCCGGGATGTGCGGGCCAGTAGGAGGGAACCTTCGAGGAGCGCGACGGCCAGCATGGCCAACTCCGCGGCCCGACGCCTTGCGACGCCCGCGCCGACGAGCGCGGCTGTCAGGATGCATTGCCAGGACCGGAACGATTCCGAGCAGGCGGTGGAGAGGTCGACCAGGTCGGGGGTTGTCTCCAGCGCGACCGTCGCCACCGGGCAGCCACCGCAGTAGTCGCTCGCGCCCATGGCCCGGGCGCTCAGGTCGAACCAGTGGCGGACCGCCGCCGGGACACTCGCACTCGTGTCCAGGCATTCCTGCAGGACGCGCGCCACGTGTGCAGATCCGAACTGGACCGCGGCCACGGCGAGCTCCTCCTTACCGCCAGGGAAGTGGTAATGCGCAGAGCCCCATGGTGTGCCCGCCTCGTCCACCAGGTCCCGCCAGCTGGTGGCCGCGTATCCCCTGGTTTGGAGCAGCTTCGACGCGGTCTCAACCATGCGGTCGCGGGTGCCACCGGCCTTCCGATTCGTCGAAGCCATGGGTGGATTCTAGCCAGATTAGGACGATCGTGTCAGAACGCTTGACCCGGTTGCGGCGGCGCGCCTACGGTTCCGAATAGGACGATCGTCCTATTCGCAACAATGGAGTGATTGATGAGCGAGTTCTTGGTCATCGGCGGGACGGGCAAGACGGGTAAGCGCGTCGCTGCTCAGCTTTCGGCGCAGGGTGCCACGGCTCGGGTCGGGACACGGACTCCCGGGGCGCCCGGTGGGCGCGAGATCCCGGTGTCGTTCGAATGGGATGACACGGCGGGCTACAAGGCCGCGCTGGACGGTGTGGACGGGGTCTTCATGGTCCCGCCGACCTTCCGGGTCGACTACGTGCCGCTGGTCGAGGCCTTCCTCGCCGCGGCGAAGTCGGTCAACGGTCCCCGGGTGGTATTCCTCAGCGCCCGGGGGGCAGTGATCGGGGATCACATTCCCATGCGGGGCGCCGAGCAGATGCTGATCGACAGCGGCCTGGAGTACACGATCCTTCGGCCATCGTGGTTCAACCAGAACTTCAGCGAGTACTTCCTGCTCGACGCCGTCCGGGACAACAACATGATTCCGGTGCCGACGGGTGAGGGTCGAACGCCCTTCGTCGACCTGGACGACGTCGCCGCCGTGGCCGTCGCAGCGCTCACGCTGACCGGTCACGCCGGGAAGAACTATGACGTGACCGGGCCGGATTCTCTCTCCTTCGGCGACACCGCCAGGATCCTGAGCGACATCCTGGACCGGGACATCGCCTTCATCGACCTGGCACCGGATGCCTGGAAAGCGGCGGCGATCGGCGCCGGCATGCCCGCGGACTATGCGCAGTTGGCGACCGAGTTGCTCGGGCTGGTGCGCTCCGGCGGCGAGGACCTCGTCTCCGGCGATGTCGAGGAGGTGCTCGGTCGCCGGCCGAAATCCTTTCCCCACTGGGCGACCTCGGTCGCAAAAGTCTGGCAGCCGGCCTGAGTCCTGGCGACCACCAACCCTTGGCGAGCTGACATGCCGGTGTACGGCCTGTCACAGGGCCTCTCTTCGGTCACTCATAGCGCAGGGCCTGGATCGGGCGCAGGGCGGCTGCTCGACTCGCGGGATAGAAGCCGAAGATCAGGCCGGTGCCCAGGGAGACCCCGACGGCCAACCAGATCGACCAGGCGGCGATCACCGGCTGCACCCCGACGATTTTGAAATGGGCGGCGAACACGCCGGCGGCGACCCCGATCGCGCCGCCCATCATCGACAGCAACACAGCCTCGGACAGGAACTGGCCGATGATGTCCGCACCGGTGCCGCCGATCGCCTTGCGGATGCCGATCTCGCGCGTTCGTTCGGTCACCGAGACCAGCATGATGTT is part of the Sporichthyaceae bacterium genome and harbors:
- a CDS encoding FAD-dependent monooxygenase, translated to MKAIVIGGGIGGTTAALSLLRRGIDVEVHEQARQLTEIGAGVQLGPDATRVLIRLGLGEQLARLGVLPRRVDLIDLRSDRRFYSVPVGPEATARYGAPYYQLHRPDLLDILVSALPTQVLHLGERAESFTQDADGVSVRFASGHETRGDLLLGADGIHSGCARSCWARSSRTSPASSRGGR
- a CDS encoding NAD(P)H-binding protein; translation: MSEFLVIGGTGKTGKRVAAQLSAQGATARVGTRTPGAPGGREIPVSFEWDDTAGYKAALDGVDGVFMVPPTFRVDYVPLVEAFLAAAKSVNGPRVVFLSARGAVIGDHIPMRGAEQMLIDSGLEYTILRPSWFNQNFSEYFLLDAVRDNNMIPVPTGEGRTPFVDLDDVAAVAVAALTLTGHAGKNYDVTGPDSLSFGDTARILSDILDRDIAFIDLAPDAWKAAAIGAGMPADYAQLATELLGLVRSGGEDLVSGDVEEVLGRRPKSFPHWATSVAKVWQPA
- a CDS encoding TetR/AcrR family transcriptional regulator, translated to MASTNRKAGGTRDRMVETASKLLQTRGYAATSWRDLVDEAGTPWGSAHYHFPGGKEELAVAAVQFGSAHVARVLQECLDTSASVPAAVRHWFDLSARAMGASDYCGGCPVATVALETTPDLVDLSTACSESFRSWQCILTAALVGAGVARRRAAELAMLAVALLEGSLLLARTSRDVRPIRTAGRQIEQLLTAELLALAPHRATGNPRPG
- a CDS encoding metalloregulator ArsR/SmtB family transcription factor, coding for MAAGTSRSTRRRAGSTPDCCTSVLTTTLTEIEAETLARGFAALGDPVRLRLLSMIASADEVCACDLLEPLGRAQPTVSHHTRALAEAGLIVGEKRGRWVYWRAVPERIEALRNALQ
- a CDS encoding MIP/aquaporin family protein, encoding MDRRLLRGDPGAMRLTDPAADLGRRVLAEAVGTAMLVAVVVGSGIAAVRLSPHDAGLELLENSLITALGLGTLILAFGPVSGAHLNPAVSVADWVLGRGTGSGLTGREVGAYTLAQCTGAIGGAVLANGMFGVGLVTFSGHDRSDHHLLLGEVVATAGLVFLIFSLARSGRAAAAPAAVGAYIGAAYWFTSSTSFANPAVTIGRAFTDTFAGIEPSSVPGFIAAQIVGGALGLALLVALYPHPERAVSTDGGQAMREVGIDITTVTPKILGR
- a CDS encoding D-alanyl-D-alanine carboxypeptidase, which translates into the protein MSSIVRRAVSTTVALGLACAPLSPAAAADAAGPVGGTRLGETGPIADASDGPLPSVTAASWVVADVESGEVLAAFAPHQRLRPASTIKTLLALTMAPRLDPNGSWCATAADAEVDGSKVGLVPGQTYRIDDLWYGLFLRSGNDVADAIAKAGADGDPARAVRMMQAEAKRLDALDTTVENASGLDADGQYSSAYDLALWGRAALGRGDLRRYFGTLRHDFPGNQTATGTAETSKPFAMYTQNQLINRYPGALGVKDGWTTLARNTMIAAAERDGHIILVTLMGVPAGVTDQAKTLLDWGFAHVQAPPVGALVDPTSTAVVSDDDPALPTTPATEPIVAAPVAVSSHSDAAFAVVSAGVSGGALLLFFVGVGVGNARRRLGVKP
- a CDS encoding alpha/beta hydrolase fold domain-containing protein; translated protein: MRQILLGEEQPDFARIVAWRALIPKQRLSHVDVPTDCLCWLGPGRSGVVYWVHGGELLNFVGMVPSSEAAEESWTAAGEIGALRGSFAGCNRRLWSIVEAIDQPFITGYYFRYPLLRWSQGRVTLLGDAAHPMHPFLAQGACQAIEDGAMLAAVLATHTSDSVPEGLADYQQRRIERASRVQDQARTHQHLWHMSDPREIAERNRMLASTMELDPLSDTVWGWLWRYDAEEEAARPLTDPATGLKRPEAQRAWRMWKTMLQPRDLDHQQHGIRRAYDRFLLENFPADPAVRIETIEAGGVPCVRLAPPGGASDGPVLFHLHGGGYLIGSAQASVGLCSRLARAVGATCIAVGYRKAPEHPFPAALEDALAAYTALLENGIEASRIVVTGESAGGGLAIALSMRLRDLGLALPCGVAVMCPMADLTLSGESIDATAGQDPICTRRLLTQMASTYLQTHDPADPLASPLHGSFLGLPPLLVQVAENEALYSDAVRLVDAARRDGVEVELDLYQDSVHVFQAFDFLPESTSAIQRIEGFVRRCVTGRGS